Sequence from the Bubalus kerabau isolate K-KA32 ecotype Philippines breed swamp buffalo chromosome 17, PCC_UOA_SB_1v2, whole genome shotgun sequence genome:
ATGCCATATgagtatgtgcacatgtgtgtataccTAAATCCGTGCATGTGCCCCCACAGGATCTATGCATGTGTCCCCATCCACAGCAGGTACTATGGGCTGACCCAGCTCCCTCCTCCATTCCCGACCCCACATCTGCGTGGACTTGGGGCCCAAACACAAGCAGAGGGCAGACAAAGATGGCTTCATAAGGGCTGTATTACAGGGAAGGCAATATGAGGGTAGGCAGAAAGCTTTGTTCTCCCGGGTCTTAGAGACTTCAGCAGACCCCATGGACAAGCCAGGTGAGGGGCTCAGCACTTTGTAAAGGCTGGAGATGAGCGATCTCATAAGGTATCATTTGCAACTGCAACAGAATAGAAAATTATTGTCAGGGGGTGCCAGGGCCTCAGAGAATTATGGTAGGAGGGATTCTAGAAGCCTGAGATGGGGtcgggggctggggctgggctccAAATTCAGGGGCTAGGCATCCTGGCCTGGGAGTTTGGGGCTAGGGGTTCTTGGAGTTCTTGGGGGTAGAGGGGCAGGTGGGTGGTTTTAGAGGGTGCCCTGGGTAGATCTAGGGCCACGGGGTCTGTGAGTTTGGATATGTGAGTCCAGGGTGGGCTCAGGGGCCTCCAAAGTTGGGCCTGGTGGCTTCAGAACCTTAATGGGGGCACTAGAACCAGTTTCTGGGGCCAAGGCTGATGTAGAGGATCTGGAAGAGTGGAGCATGAGGGCTAGATAGGGTACTCCTGGAATTAGGTCTGGGGTCTTGAGGTCTCGGTCAGTCAGGTTTAGAATCTGGGAGCTCCAGAGTTGGGTCTGAGAGCCCTGGGATCTGATGATCtagggggggtggggaaggactAGCTTTGGTTCTGGGGGCTTCAAAGTGAGGGGGTTGATGGCTTCCTATCACCAGGCTAGGCTCGAGGTCACCAGAGATCATCTGCCCTCCCCAGAGAGTGCAGCCGTCTGGTGGGTAGGCAAGTGGGCGATTCAGGGAGGTGGGACGGGGAGCTCCCAGAATGAAGACTGGATTACTGAGTCTGGGAATCTCAGAGTTGGGTCTGGGAGATCCAAGGGGCATGGGCTTGGGGGAGGGGGCGTGGGGGAGAAGAAGGGGGACCTCGGAAACTGGTTCTAAGGATGCTCAGTTTGGGTCAGAGGCTCAGGGGTCTGGGTGGTGGGGCCGGCGGGTGGGCACCTGCAGTAGACCGCGGAGATGGCGTTGGACCAGTCCCCGAAGAGGCCGCGGCGGTACTCCTCCAGGCGCGGGTAGCTACCGGCCGAGAACTTGCGCGACTTGCCCTCCTTGCCGCGACCGGACCACACGGTGAGCTCGCAGCGCTGGCCCACCACGATCGAAGAGATGACTTTCGTCCAGTCCGAGGGCAAGTAGGGCAGGTCGGCGCCCGGCTCCAAGGAAAGCACGGCGCCGGCGCAGCAGTTCTCGTAGTAGGGGTCGCTCTTGTCGTAGAGCTTGGCGCACGTGCGCGTCCCGTCGGCGTTATTCAGGTCGGCGGACGCCGGGCAGGCGCCCCGGACGCCGGGGACGGCCAACAGGGCAAGGGTCAGCAGCAGTGGGCACAGCGGGGACATGGTGACGCTGCGAGGCCGAGCCCCCGCTCCCTTTTATGCTCCCGACCCGTGGGAAACGAAAAGCTGCGAGATAAGGACTTGGGGATGGAAGGCGAGGGCGCCCGGGAGCAGGGAGACTTCCCAACCAACATCAGAACCCACAACCGCGCATACAGGACGGACTTTATTTGCATAAAACTCAGCTGCCGtctacacgactgaagcgacttagcagcagcagctgctgctgcttaagACGGAATGTAGCAAATGACAGGACCTGTGACTTGGAATACAGAGGGTAGCATAGGGTTAATACTTATAGGTGGAGGAGCTCTTAAAAATTGACAGCGAGTGGACaaccccctcccacttccaaATAGGGAGAGGCCCAAAGAAGGGGAGGGGAGCTGGGCCTCCGTGCAGGGCGTGTACCCTTCCCCCCAGGCAGGCCCTTGGGACAGGAGAAGCTGGAGATAAGGAGAGACAGACCTTGAAAGGGAagggagagatgggagggaggagatgaGAAGGGAGtcgcccccacctccacaggagcAGATCTCTCAGAGCAAGGTTGAGAAATTAGCTAGACATATTTGCAGGACGAAAATCGTTGCAAGGTAATATACAAAAGGCTTGGGGGGAAATTTGCAACACTTGGAACAGCACAGAATTAGTAGCTATTATACataaagatggaaagaatacagggACGAATTGtattaaaaaagatcttaatgaaccagattactacaatggtgtggttagtcacccagagccagacattctggagtgcgaagtcaagtgggccttaggaagcattgctgttaataaagctaatggatgtgatgaaattccagcagaactattcaaatccctaaaagatgatggttttgcattcattatccCAGCAAATCCAGAAGACCCagaagtggtcacaggactggaaaaggtcaatcctcattccaattcccaagaagggcagtaccaAAGcattggacaattgcactcacttcccatgctagtaaggtcatgcttaaaattgtgcatgctaggcttcagcattatttgaaccaagaaattccagatgtccaagctgggtttagaaaaggaagaggaactagagatcaaattgccaacattcgctggattatagagaaatcaagggaatttcagagaaacatctgTATCTGTTTCATCGACTACACTAAAACatttgtgtggatcatgacaaaccaTGGAAAGCCCTTGgaaagatgagaataccagaccatctcacctgtctcctgagaaacctgtattctggtcaagaagcaacagttagaaccctgtatggaacacctgattggttcaagatggggaaaggagtatgacagagctgtctgctgtcacccagtttgtttaacctatatgctgagcacatcgtgagaaatgctgggctggatgagttacaagctggaatcaagataggcgggagaagcatcaacaacctcaaatatgcagatgataccactctaatggcagaaagtgaaaaggaactaaagagcctcttgttgagggtgaaggaggagagtgaaggaGCCGGCTTAAGACtacatattaaaaatactaagatcatggcgtccggctCCATTACtgcatggtaaatagaaggggaaaaggtggaagcagtgacagatttccatttcttgggctccaaaatcactgtggacagtacctgcagacatgaaatcagaagaccattgcttcttggcaggaaaacaatgacaaacctagacagtgtgttgaaaagcagagaaaagctctgccgacaaaggtccatatagtcaaggctatggtcctcccagtggtcacgtacggctgtgagagctggactgtaaagaaggcagagcaccaaagaattgatgcctttgaactgtgatgctggagaagactcctgaaagttccttggacagcaaggacatcaaaccagtcagtcttaagggagatcaaacctgaatattcactggaaggactgatgctgaagctgaagctgaagctccagtattttggtcatctgatgcaaacagacaactcattggaaaagtccctgatgctgggaaagattgaaggcagaaggagaagaggcgtcagaggatgagatggttggacggcatcactgatgcaaagaacatgaACTTCGGCAAACTCCAGTcaatagtgagggacagggaggcctggtgtgctgcagtccatgggttgcaaagagttggacacaactgggcgactgaacaacaacaacacatataAAGAAGACTTACAAACTGACAAGATATCAAACCACACCCTCTGCCACCTACCCCAAGAAGGACAAGtcaaggaaggggagagggaggaagaagctgccactgtccccccaccccagaaTTCTCACTCCCAAGGAACTAGATTTTCCTAACCAAGATTGGAAATCTTGCATCTATAAAataaacaggggacttccctgatggtccactggctaagactccacactccggATGCAGAGGCGCtaggttccatccccggtcagggaactagatcccacatgccacagctaggacacagcacagccaaataaatagatatttttttaaataaaataaacaaaggataagttaaaatgtataaaacttaAACGTTTTGTATAGCAACAAATAGAAAAACATAACCTGGGGGAAAATAGACAATTTTTGTAACATGAATGTTTACTGATCAGCAAGTCAAAATGGTATAAACCAAAGGCAAAATTAAGGGgctgtacggagaaggcaatggcaccccactccagtactcttgcctggaaaatcccatggacggaggagcctggtgggctgcattccatggggtcgccaagggtcggacacgactgagcgacttcactttcacttttcactttcatgcattggagaaggaaatggcaacccactccagtgttcttgcctggagaatcccagggacgggggagcctggtgggaggccgtctatggggtcatacagagtcggacacgactgaagtgacttagcagcagcagcagcacaggaagGTTAGGGAGGCTAGGACCTCAGGGACATGAGGACCCTGGCATCTGGGAGTCTGGCCAAGGCCCTTCAGAGGGTCTCTGGAATCCCTGGCCTCCTACCAGATGAGAACAGGGTCAGGTGTGTGAATGAGCTGTGGTTCTATGGGTGAGTCCAagtctgggtctcagtttcctcatctgtaaaatgggtgacATTTCTTCCTACACTATAGGATTGCTATGAAGATTACAAGGGATAGGAGAAAAGTACGGGGGCTAGAGGAACAGCTTTTGGAGCCAGGCCGCCTGGAGCCAGATCCCAGCACCTCCATGAGCTTTTTCAAGTGACTACCTCAGGGTCTCATGGAGACAAGGACGGATGGTATCCACCTCAGGATGCTGGTGTAAGgagtaaatgaaataatccaCATAACAGCACTTAAAGTAGGGCCCTTGCTATGTGCCATATGAGTGTttgcctgttctttttttttttttttttaatatgtatttatttggctgcactgggtcccaGTTGCGGCACatgagatctactctcttagttgcagcatactgAATCTTGAGCTGCAGCTTGTggaacctagttccctgaccagggactgaacctgggccccctgctttggaagttcGGAGTCCTTAGCCCTcgcctaccagggaagtccttgccatATTCTTATGAAAGCCCTTAGCATGATGCCTGGCACACAACAAAGCTCAACAAACATACACCAGCACCCCACCAGACTGACAACAATCTGCTGTTATCCACAGCCACTCGGCCAACCCTGCTCCCTCCTGTTCTCCTAGACACCATCTTCTGCCTTGCCCGGGGTAGTGTAGGAGTTAAAAGCCAAAGGCTGGAAACACTAAGAACTAGGTTCAAATTTTGACTGTCACCTTACtgaatgaccttgggcaagtgaacCCATCTCCCTGAACGTTTCCTCCTGTCTTCCATAGGATAATACAAAATGAtgatagaaacagaaaatgacaaTAGATTTACTATATAAAGTAATTTATAGCcaataaaatactatttaaaatattaggaGCAATTcacataattatttatatatataatatatgtatttaattgtGATGGTGAATAAATACaatagtataaatataaatatgttgttgtttggtcgataaattgggtctgactcttttgtgaccccatggactgtagcccaccaggcttatctgcccacgggatttcccaggcaagaatagtggagtgggttgccatttccttctacaggtatcttccctacccaggggtcgaacccacatctcctgcattgacaggtggattctttaccactgagccacctgggaagccccaaatataaatatatttataaattacagtataaatataatataaaaaagtaCAAATATAAGTACaaagtacagtgcctggcacacggtAAATGCACAATTAACAGAAGCTGTTAGGACTATTCTTACAATGATTCTGAGACCCTGTACCCTGGCCTGACCCGGCCCCAAATCAAACCTGGAtccttctccctcctttcttctcgTGACTACGAAATCTAATCTCCAGCTGCTAACTTCCCAGCGGGCCTCCTTAACTTCAGGGACACTGATCCCTACCCTCCCAGCTCTGCGAGGGTTGGACTTGGGGACAGACACAGTTACCTAGAGCCCCAGCCACCCAGGAGGGCCATGAACTTGAGACACAGAGAGCAACATCGGATGGTGAGGAGACCCTGACAGGGACAGGAACGCAGGACCCTCTGGGGCACAGCAGAcagccagaggcagagagaatCCATGGAGACCCAGGACATGGGCACAGCATCCCCAATCCAGGGACACACACACGAGTTGAGGGAAGGTAGGAACACCCCTTCACGCATCAGTATTACTGATGGTCACTGATACTCACTGGTGAATCTAGGATTAAATGTAGACATATGCTTGATACACAGTGCCAGAGAAACACGGCCTCAGACAATGTCTTGCCAACAGAATCACACGCCCACCATCATTGACAAAGCCCCAGTTCTCAACTACTCCCACCCTATGCTCTATGAAATCTCAAAATTGCAAAACTCCATGCAAACATCTAACATGCCCACGTGAGCACTCACTAGGCATCTTCCCCTGGAAACAATTTCCTTGCTGTTAGTAACATAAACTGGACAAATGgtagaaaaataaacatctctTTACtgcacgttttttttttttcttcaaatgaaaGAATGTCCTGCCCTTGAGGAGCCCATGAGCCCTTGAGAAAGTTAGATGGTAAATCAATAATTCAAACACAATGAAAAGAGCTATTACAGGGGCGTTGCAAAGGACTCCGGGAATGCAGTGGGAAGAacagtagggtttttttttaaatccactgatatatttttatttgaacaatgtgaaaaaaaattccctttttaCATCTCATGTCTTGATTTGACATTTTTCATCAGACCATAAAAAATAGATGGGTATACATGTGAAAGTGctaatagaagaaaaaagaaagttttgtCTCAATCTGGGTAGAATCTGAACATAAATAACATTATGAAAATGCTAAATCTGCTGCATGAATACAGGAAAACATTCAAGTCAGTACTTAAACTTGCACTGGATCACTGGAATGAATCACTTTTTTAATGACAGATCACTGAGaggggttcagatcagatcagatcagtcgctcagtcgtgtccgactctttgcgaccccatgaatcccagcacgccaggcctccctgtccatcaccaactcccagagttcactcagactcacatccatcgagtcagtgatgccatccagccatctcatcctctgtcgtccccttctcctcttgcccccaatccctcccagcatcagggtcttttccaatgagtcaactcttcccatgaggtggccaaagtactggagtttcagctttagcatcattccttccaaagaaatcccagggctgatctccttcagaatggactggttggatctccttgcagtccaagggattctcaagagtcttctccaacaccacagttcaaaagcatcaattcttcggcgctcagccttcttcacagtctaagtctcacatccatacatgaccactggaaaaaccatagccttgactagacggacctttgttggcaaagtaatgtctctgcttttcaatatgctatctaggttggtcataactttccttccaaggagtaagcgtcttttaatttcatggctgcagtcaccatctgcagtgattttggagcccagaaaaataaagtctgacaccgtttccactgtttccccatctatttcccatgaagtgatgggaccagatgccatgatcttagttttctgaatgttgagctttaagccaactttttcactctcctctttcactttcatcaagaggctttttagttcctcttcactttctgccataagggtggtgtcatctgcatatctgaggttattgatatttctcccggcaatcttgattccagcttgtgcttcttccagcccagcgtttctcatgatgtactctgcatataagttaaataagcagggtgacaatatacagccttgacgaactccttttcctatttggaaccagtctgttgttccatgtccagttctaactgttgcttcctgacctgcatacacatttctcaagaggcagatcaggtggtctggtattcccatctctttcagaattttccacatttattgtgatccacacagtcaaaggttttggcatagtcaataaagcagaaatagatgtttttctggaactctcttgctttttccatgatccagtggatgttttcaattcgatctctggttcctctgccttttctaaaaccagcttgaacatcaggaagttcacggttcacatattgctgaagcctggcttggagaattttgagcattactttactagcgtgtgagatgagtgcaattgtgcagtagtttgagcattctttggcattgcctttctttgggattggaatgaaaactgaccttttccagtcctgtggccactgctgagttttccaaatttgctggcatgtttcTATATAATTCTCAAGGGCTGATATAACCCTCCAAACCAACCCGACTGTTTGGTTTGGAAGCAGCAGTTCTCAAAAAGTGATCTCTGGACAAACAGCATCCATCAGCATTCCCTGGAAACTAGTGAGAAATGTAGATTCTCAGCTCCGCCCCAGTTCTACGAATCAGAAACTCTAGGGATGGGGCCCAACAGTCTGAGCTTGTTTGTTTGTGGCTTTGTTTTGAGGGGGTGTTGTCTAGgctggcttgagggatcttaattcccaacACACACCCTGGACTataaaagcacagagtcctaaccactagacccccAGGAATTCCCAACACTCAgagattgtttgtttgtttgtttaagatttatttattcattt
This genomic interval carries:
- the SYCN gene encoding syncollin; the protein is MSPLCPLLLTLALLAVPGVRGACPASADLNNADGTRTCAKLYDKSDPYYENCCAGAVLSLEPGADLPYLPSDWTKVISSIVVGQRCELTVWSGRGKEGKSRKFSAGSYPRLEEYRRGLFGDWSNAISAVYCSCK